The following proteins are co-located in the Scomber scombrus chromosome 2, fScoSco1.1, whole genome shotgun sequence genome:
- the tlr3 gene encoding toll-like receptor 3, with the protein MQKAIRRRQNLVFEAMGIPHFPFLPAVIILCYFMLGHCVASPKKTSCTVQDGRADCSRLSLQAVPPDLPRNITSLDMSHNRLVGIPTPSLTPYQGLLHLNVGFNSITRLDQGLCQTLSLLQTLNVEHNEVHVLETGDIIHCTNLTGLNLGSNRLKLKGEPFLVLQSLKFLDVSQNKLLAAKLGSQPQLPRLENLNLASNIFTTLKKDDFFFLNDSSLQFLNLSSVSLKTLEPGCFEPISGLHTLIMDKSNMGTLVISKLCSQLSGTAINALSLQKMKLVTLTKTTFTGLEKTNLTSLDLSSNGMGKIENGSFQWLSRLLTLILADNNIKHLTKGTFEGLKSLKKLSLSKALVKSHTSSTPIIDDFSFQPLSALESLILQRTSVRDLTENTFTGLTSLKELDMSWSSYSSLKNLTKKTLASLAGSPLRVLNLTATAIVQINPGAFCNLGNLTTLLLDFNFIKQTLTGKEFEGLGQIQEIHISNNRQSVNLNSTSFVNVPSLRVLTLGKSLTVSALDKDLSPFRSLSNLTFLDLSNNNIANMRENLLDGLVNLKVLKLQHNNLARLWKSANPGGPVLFLKGTQSLLSLQLDSNGLDEIPVEGLKGLSNLHDLSVANNLLNSLKDSIFDDLNSLKVLRLQKNFITTVRPEVFKTPMSNLSVLVMDKNPFDCTCESILWFVTWLNNTNTTSVPGLSDQYKCNTPLAYFNRSIMDFDTLSCKDMAPFQALYILSSTVVIMLIVSALLVRFHGWRIQFYWNIVINRTLGFSDATVEEGREFEYDAYVIHAAEDASWVGKRIASLGNENCKFCLEDQDSVPGMSQLESILENIRKSRKILFVITERLLRDPWCTRFTAHHALHQVIEDSRDSVILVFLQDVHDYKLSQSLFLRRGMLRPCCILNWPVHKERVPAFHQKLLIALSMTNRLQQ; encoded by the exons ATGCAAAAGGCTATACGAAGAAGACAAAATCTG gtttttgaaGCAATGGGCATCCCTCAtttccctttcctccctgcGGTGAtcatattatgttattttatgttagGCCATTGTGTGGCATCCCCAAAAAAGACCTCTTGCACTGTCCAAGACGGCAGAGCTGACTGCAGCCGCCTCAGCCTCCAGGCGGTCCCTCCAGATCTCCCAAGGAACATCACCAGCCTCGATATGTCTCACAACAGATTGGTGGGGATTCCCACACCGTCACTAACCCCATATCAAGGCCTCCTCCACCTCAATGTTGGTTTCAACAGTATCACCAGGCTGGACCAGGGTTTGTGCCAGACACTGTCTCTGCTGCAGACACTGAACGTGGAACACAACGAAGTACATGTGCTGGAGACTGGGGATATCATCCACTGTACCAATCTAACGGGGTTGAATCTGGGTAGCAATAGGCTGAAGCTAAAAGGAGAACCCTTCCTTGTACTACAG AGCCTGAAATTTCTTGATGTTTCACAAAACAAACTGTTGGCTGCCAAGCTTGGCTCTCAGCCTCAGCTACCCAGGCTGGAAAATCTCAATTTGGCCTCGAATATCTTCACCACTTTGAAGAAAGACGACTTTTTCTTCCTCAACGATTCATCTCTGCAATTCCTCAACCTGTCATCTGTATCTCTAAAAACA ttggAGCCTGGTTGCTTTGAGCCCATTTCAGGTCTACATACTTTAATCATGGATAAAAGCAATATGGGCACTCTGGTTATTTCTAAACTGTGCTCCCAGCTGTCAGGAACAGCCATTAATGCCCTGTCTCTGCAGAAGATGAAGCTGGTCAcactcacaaaaacaacatttacagGGCTAGAGAAAACAAATCTAACCTCTCTGGATCTGTCCAGTAATGGCATGGGTAAAATTGAAAATGGCTCATTTCAGTGGCTGTCCAGACTTCTGACTCTAATTCTGGCAGACAATAACATCAAGCACCTAACAAAGGGCACATTTGAGGGGcttaaaagtttgaaaaaacTCAGCTTGAGCAAAGCTCTGGTGAAAAGTCATACCTCCTCCACCCCAATTATTGATGATTTCTCCTTCCAACCATTAAGTGCCTTGGAGAGTTTAATTTTACAGAGAACTTCAGTTCGGGACCTCACAGAAAACACCTTCACAGGCTTGACAAGTCTTAAAGAACTTGACATGAGCTGGAGCAGTTATTCATCACTCAAAAACCTCACCAAAAAGACCCTAGCCTCTCTTGCAGGATCACCTCTCAGAGTGCTAAATCTGACAGCAACAGCTATAGTACAGATTAATCCTGGAGCCTTCTGCAATTTGGGAAACCTCACCACTCTTCTTCTGGATTTCAATTTTATCAAGCAAACTCTCACTGGGAAAGAGTTTGAAGGCCTGGGTCAAATTCAAGAGATCCACATTTCCAATAATCGCCAGAGTGTCAACCTAAACTCCACATCGTTTGTGAATGTACCCAGTCTTAGGGTTCTGACTTTGGGGAAAAGCCTTACAGTTTCAGCCTTGGACAAGGATCTCTCTCCATTCAGATCCCTATCCAACCTCACTTTCCTGGATCtcagcaacaacaacattgctAACATGAGAGAGAATCTGTTGGATGGGCTTGTTAACCTGAAGGTCCTGAAGCTCCAGCACAATAACTTAGCTCGGTTGTGGAAGAGTGCCAACCCAGGTGGGCCAGTGTTGTTTCTCAAAGGGACACAGAGCTTGTTATCCTTACAGCTGGATAGTAATGGGCTGGATGAGATCCCAGTGGAGGGTCTGAAAGGTTTGAGTAACCTCCATGACCTAAGTGTGGCCAACAATCTCCTTAATAGTCTTAAGGACTCAATTTTTGATGATCTGAACTCACTGAAGGTTTTACGTTTACAGAAGAACTTTATCACAACTGTGAGGCCTGAAGTGTTCAAAACCCCTATGAGCAACCTCAGCGTGCTCGTCATGGACAAAAATCCATTTGACTGTACCTGTGAGAGCATCCTGTGGTTTGTGACATGGTTGAATAACACAAATACAACCAGTGTGCCAGGTCTCAGTGACCAGTATAAGTGCAACACTCCTCTGGCTTACTTTAACCGCTCCATCATGGATTTTGACACACTTTCTTGCAAAGATATGGCCCCATTCCAGGCCCTTTACATACTGAGCAGCACAGTCGTTATCATGCTGATTGTAAGTGCACTCCTGGTGCGGTTCCATGGCTGGAGGATTCAGTTCTATTGGAACATTGTAATCAATCGCACATTAGGATTTAGTGACGCCACAGTTGAAGAGGGCAGGGAGTTTGAGTATGACGCCTATGTCATACATGCAGCAGAAGACGCCAGCTGGGTTGGGAAAAGAATAGCCTCTTTAGGGAATGAAAACTGCAAGTTTTGTTTGGAGGATCAGGATTCAGTCCCTGGCATGTCACAGCTTGAATCAATTCTGGAAAATATTAGAAAGTCCAGAAAAATCCTGTTTGTCATCACTGAAAGGCTTCTCAGAGATCCCTGGTGTACACG CTTTACAGCCCATCATGCACTTCACCAGGTCATTGAAGACAGCAGGGACTCTGTGATTCTGGTCTTCCTGCAGGATGTGCACGACTACAAGTTATCTCAATCTCTCTTCCTCCGCAGGGGCATGTTGCGCCCATGCTGCATCCTCAACTGGCCTGTCCATAAGGAGAGAGTGCCAGCCTTTCACCAGAAGCTCCTCATAGCACTCAGCATGACTAATCGATTGCAGCAGTGA
- the LOC133994408 gene encoding cytochrome P450 4V2: protein MTGLLGGFTVPLLGVSIFIATLTYITYKLLSSYLHKWFEMKPIPEVEGTYLFIGNALQFKPNAGDFFRQIVDYTCEFRNAPLLKLWVGPVPFVVLYHAETVEAILTNPVHMEKAYLYNFLHPWLGTGLLTSTGPKWRQRRKMLTPTFHFSILTDFLEVMNEQADILVEKLEKQAGKGQFNCFSHITLCALDIICETAMGKKIYAQSNSDSEYVKSVYKMTDIISRRQRKPWFWPDFVYTCFGEGQEHDKTLKILHSFTNKVIHERAEYISNIESDSESDQGTRKRRAFLDMLLKTTDEDGNMMNHRDIQEEVDTFMFRGHDTTAASMNWVLHLVGSHPEAHSKVQQELQDVFGTSDRPVNTEDLKKLKYLECVIKEALRLFPSVPFFARSIGEDCHINGFKVPKGASAIIITYALHRDPRYFPEPDEFRPERFMPENSVGRPPYAYIPFSAGLRNCIGQRFALMEEKVILASVLRNFNVQACQKREELRPVGELILRPENGIWIKLEKRKP, encoded by the exons ATGACAGGTTTACTTGGTGGTTTCACAGTACCTTTACTTGGAGTCAGCATTTTCATTGCTACTCTGACCTACATCACCTACAAGCTGCTCAGCAGTTACTTGCACAAATGGTTTGAAATGAAGCCTATTCCAGAGGTGGAAGGAACATACCTTTTTATTGGGAATGCACTGCAGTTCAAACCCAATGCAGGAG ATTTCTTTCGTCAAATAGTGGATTATACCTGTGAGTTCAGGAATGCACCACTGCTTAAACTTTGGGTTGGACCAGTGCCATTTGTGGTTTTATATCATGCTGAGACTGTTGAG GCAATTCTGACCAATCCTGTTCATATGGAAAAAGCCTATTTATACAACTTCCTGCATCCTTGGCTTGGAACTGGTCTGCTCACTAG CACTGGCCCTAAGTGGCGTCAGCGGCGAAAGATGTTGACACCCACCTTCCACTTCTCCATCCTGACGGACTTCTTGGAAGTGATGAATGAACAGGCAGATATCCTGGTGGAGAAGCTGGAGAAGCAGGCAGGGAAGGGTCAATTCAACTGCTTCAGTCACATCACCCTGTGTGCCCTGGACATTATCTGTG aaactgCAATGGGAAAGAAAATTTACGCCCAGAGTAATTCTGATTCAGAGTATGTCAAGAGTGTGTacaa AATGACTGACATTATCAGCCGCAGACAGAGGAAACCTTGGTTTTGGCCTGACTTTGTGTACACCTGCTTTGGTGAGGGCCAGGAGCATGACAAGACACTCAAAATCCTCCATTCCTTCACAAACAAA GTGATACATGAAAGAGCAGAGTACATTTCTAACATTGAATCAGACAGCGAGTCTGACCAGGGCACGAGGAAAAGACGAGCATTTCTGGACATGCTCTTGAAGACTACTGATGAGGATGGCAACATGATGAACCATCGGGACATTCAGGAGGAAGTGGACACCTTTATGTTTAGG GGTCATGATACCACAGCAGCCTCTATGAACTGGGTTCTACATCTGGTGGGCTCCCACCCTGAGGCGCACAGCAAAGTTCAACAAGAGCTTCAAGATGTGTTCG GTACATCTGACCGGCCTGTTAACACAGAGGACCTGAAGAAACTCAAATATTTGGAGTGTGTGATCAAGGAGGCCCTGCGACTGTTTCCCTCTGTGCCTTTCTTTGCCCGCAGCATCGGTGAAGACTGCCATATCA ATGGTTTCAAAGTCCCCAAAGGTGCAAGCGCTATCATCATCACCTACGCTCTCCACCGTGACCCACGATACTTCCCTGAGCCTGATGAGTTTCGACCAGAACGCTTTATGCCCGAGAATTCAGTGGGAAGACCTCCATATGCATACATCCCCTTCTCTGCTGGACTCCGCAACTGTATAG GTCAGCGGTTTGCACTAATGGAAGAAAAGGTGATTTTGGCTTCCGTCCTCCGTAACTTCAATGTTCAAGCTTGTCAGAAACGTGAAGAGCTGCGTCCAGTAGGAGAGCTCATCCTCCGACCAGAGAATGGCATCTGGATCAAACTGGAAAAGAGGAAGCCTTAA